One window of the Salvia splendens isolate huo1 chromosome 1, SspV2, whole genome shotgun sequence genome contains the following:
- the LOC121755958 gene encoding uncharacterized protein LOC121755958 produces MEPLTTPNPEKYSKAVGLSFKASNANGKIWIFVEEGADFEVEDDSDQVLHGRFMCPRLPCPILVSAVYAKCSRGERIPLWDKMREISTTAEGMPWSIGGDFNTILSIRDRSGSDTNRQAEMIDFSEAIEGCRLLDPGCDGSDYTWAKNGLFERLDRVLLSESWTQIFESARVTNLPRVASDHGPVLVQCRLPSVHTGGRPFRFQNMWTRHAGFIDLVREDWDRPTEAEGLLNPQIKLARVKKALKSWNKEVFGNIHSNIRDMEGRIVSAQADFEERPTPENRTDINKSIAEYICLLRMEEDFWRQKAMLRWLAEGDKNTRFYQSWVKQNGFECASIRLMLGGVNYRMT; encoded by the coding sequence atggaacctcTCACAACCCCCAACCCGGAGAAATATTCAAAGGCGGTGGGTTTATCTTTTAAGGCTTCGAATGCCAATGGGaagatttggatttttgtggaggaaggggcTGATTTTGAGGTTGAGGACGATTCGGATCAGGTGCTCCATGGGCGGTTCATGTGCCCTCGTCTTCCATGCCCCATCTTGGTCTCGGCCGTGTATGCAAAGTGTTCTAGAGGGGAACGGATTCCTCTTTGGGACAAAATGAGAGAAATATCAACTACCGCCGAGGGGATGCCTTGGTCCATTGGAGGGGATTTCAATACCATTCTTTCCATTCGAGACAGGTCGGGTAGCGACACCAATCGGCAAGCAGAGATGATCGACTTCTCCGAGGCCATTGAAGGCTGCCGGCTGCTCGATCCAGGATGTGATGGCTCGGACTACACGTGGGcaaagaatggcctttttgagaGGCTAGATAGGGTCCTTCTAAGCGAATCATGGACCCAGATATTTGAGAGTGCGAGGGTCACGAATCTTCCACGGGTCGCCTCGGACCATGGCCCAGTGCTGGTGCAGTGCAGGTTGCCGAGTGTGCATACCGGGGGCAGACCCTTCCGATTCCAAAATATGTGGACCCGGCATGCGGGATTTATCGATCTGGTGCGTGAGGATTGGGATAGACCAACGGAGGCGGAGGGACTCCTTAACCCCCAAATCAAACTCGCCCGCGTCAAGAAAGCCCTTAAGAGTTGGAATAAAGAGGTTTTTGGCAATATTCACTCAAACATCCGAGACATGGAAGGGAGGATTGTGAGTGCCCAAGCTGATTTTGAGGAGAGGCCTACACCCGAGAATAGAACGGATATCAACAAaagcattgccgagtacatttgCCTCCTAAGAATGGAGGAAGACTTTTGGCGCCAAAAGGCCATGCTTCGATGGCTTGCGGAGGGGGACAAGAACACGAGATTCTATCAAAGTTGGGTCAAGCAAAACGGATTCGAATGCGCATCCATAAGATTAATGTTGGGGGGCGTGAACTATCGGATGACGTAG